The DNA region TTAAAGTTGAGGAATAACAAAATTACATGATGCACTGCCCTGATATTACTACTTTTGAAAACCAGAAAAAGTTCTTCGGCATGAGGATTTGCAAGGAGCTCCTCTATTGATTTTGGCCAACAAGCAGGTGAGAGGCTAAATTGTTCTCCGCACAAAATCACAAGCAACCTAGTGATGAATCTTTCAGAATTTTTTGGCTTGCATGTCTTATTAAAACAGAAGTTTCATAAATTTTGCATTTTCTTCAGAATGTACACGCAGAAATCCATGTGCTTAAGTCCTTATTGGGTGACATCTATGTAGTCGGGTTGTAATTTGTTGTGCATCATCGTCCCTAATATATGgaactgttttctttttatatttgatgTAACCATGTGTTATTTCCTCTGCCATCTATCTTTTTCTATTGTATatggtttttattttaaatcttGTAATGTGAAATCTAGTTATGGCATCCGTAATGTTGATTTAAGCTGCTTTTTaattaagataaaaaaaacaagATGCTCAATAAATCTCTCCTATTTGTCACTTTGTTGAAATGTCTTCGCAATTGCAGGATGTTGCTGATTCTGTGTCAGCTGAGGAACTTGCTCGATATCTGGATCTTAAAAAGTTGGATGAAAGGGTTTTTATGTTTGAAGCTGTTTCAGCATACGATGGGTAAGTGGATCTTTTCTAGACTCCATTGCTTCACCAAATAGGCAGATAGTTAACTCTTTATTTGCTCCGAACGTGGAAAGGGTAATTTGTCACTTGATGAACCACATTtcacattgaaaaaaaattctcagCACTGAGATGCCGTAAAATACAAAATGCAATAGCTAAGCACATCGACGTTTGATTGCAGGATGGGGATTAAAGAAAGCGTCGAGTGGTTGGTGGAGGTAATGGAGAGAAGCAAGAGAACTGAAACACTGAGAGCCCGAGCAGGCCCGGCTTCTGCCTAGAATGGCATGTATGAATCGACATGCAGGTTTCTTGCCTTGCTCTGCTTCTGTACCAATTGTGTAAATAAATCAGGCTTTTTGAATTCTAATTAAATTACTACATGATtcaaagtaaaaaacaaaaatcaagatTTCACTTGTTGTCTTCCTCCTAGTGTGCTGCTAATTATTGTTCTGTGGATCTTGTTTTTGAATTATTGTTTCCTGCTGTATGGATCATTGAGCGAATTACGCTGTTACGAATCAAGTTGCAGAGTATGAATTTTGTGTCGATATCACCGTTGCAACTTTCTCTCATAAACGATAAGAAACAGAACCGGTAGTACACACAAAGCACGGCAAAATCTAACGATGAGAATCATCAGAAAGCTTAGAGCCTGTTTGGTATTACCTCGAGCGGCGACGATAATCCATCAGATCGACTGGGCATGCCTTCCTCTCCCAGTTCGTTTTGGTTCTCGATAAGTTGTTGGAAGTTGGAGACGAGGTTCTCTTCGTGGGCGCAAATCAGTCAATATCTGTTCATTGGCATAATAATCTCTGCTAGTTTAGCTGCAAACGGCGATTCCGGCCGTGAAAATTTGCAAATAAAAACTTGAGTTATCCCTGGTCTTTGCCTCAGGTTTATCAATGGAGTCTTCACATGTTTCCATCTTAATCATAATTAGTGAACAAACACTTTGCCAATGCAACGAAAAAATAGCTTCAATACTTCGTACTAAAGTTACAGACACTGGGGTTACACATACAGAGATGCAAACAGGCGGAAACTTCACCGAGGCGGTCTCTTCCTAAAAGATCAGCACGAGAGAAGTACAAAAGGTTAGGGGTGGCGTGGAAGGGGGTTGGTACAGAGTGTTCTAGGAGCTGTACAAGGGTTGAAGTCAGTGTCTCTGCCTCCCCTTTTGGTTTACATCTGATCCACCGGAACTGTGTAAACTTCGGCTCCTGGTGTGTCGAGGTTCAGAAAGCGCTTGTTTCTTAAGCACAGGGACCTCCGCATGACAGAACTGCTCGCACAAATCATCCGTTTGGCAGAAGTTATCTAGACCAACATTTTTCAAGGTCAAGTCGCTTGTTCCTTGAGTTTTTGATGAGCTTAGTTGCTGCTGAAAGTATTCCTCGATGTGCGGATCGTAGTCTACTGGGATTGCACCCGTGAGAGTTTTTATAGCAAATTCAATGCATGGATCGGGCCATGAACCCCCAAAAGGCAACTCAGTAGGGGATCCTGACTTCTGTCCAGCATCATCATCCTTTCCAACTTTCCCCCAGCGTTCTGGAATAAAAAGGTTGCCGCTTTCCTGCTTCCCACTGCTCTTATTGTCTATGTCCCCATGATGATCTTTTGGTGTAGTTAGTCCTCCTGAAGAATGGTCACCATCGCTCCTGGCATTGTCAAAACCTATTCCAGTGAGAGTCTCTATTGCAAATGCAATGCAAGGATCCGTGAAGAAATCGCCGAGAGGTAAGTCTGGTTGAAGTCCTGGCTTCTCTTCAGCCTTATAATCGGTTTCAAGTTTTCCTGCATGCTCTTCTGGGCTACTTCGGCTCCCCAATGGGAAAACAGAAGCACACCTTTGCTTAGCGTCACCATTAATTGCTTGTTCCACATTTTGAATATGCTTTTCTGGCTCAACCTCATGATAATCAGGCTGCTGGAATGCACAACTAGGCAAATTACCAAGGGAAGAACCTTCAGTTGTACGGTGTACTCCCTCCCCTGACTGTTTAACAGCAAATCGACGTGCTGGAGTACTTGGTTTCACTTCTGGAACTGGACCAGCTTCAACTCCAGCTAGTCTCATTGAAGCACGGCGAGGAACGATAGGCTCCATCTTGTTCTTTGATTTGCAAAGGTCAAGATGGGTCTTTTTCCCTTCATGTTTTATCAGACCAGTTTCCAGGCATTGCTTATCTGGCGGACCTCCACCTGCAGGAATTGAAATACATTCATTTTTTGTGGAATCACAGTCCTGTTCTTTTTGCTCTGAACCTTTGGATTCTGGAGGATTTAAGCTGCCCACCTCACCTGCAGCATGTCGTGAGTTCGTATCAGATAAAAGCTTATTAACTTAGCGTTGCAGAATAAAAGGTTGGCCTTGGAAATCAGTCGAACTTCCTAAATCATAAcgacaaaaaggaaaataactAAGTCAATTTTCAGAGTCTCAACTCCCACTCCCACataaaagaaagaggaaagaatAAGGAATATATCTATATGAAAGGACAATACCAAGGGATTGTAAACAAGACGTGAAATTTAAACATTACTCTGATCAGAACTGTGTTCAGGAAGGGACGGGCCTTCGGTTGTATGGCGCGTTCCCTCCCCTGACTGTTCAGTTGCAGCTCGACGGGCTCGAATACTTGTTTTCAGTTCTGGAAATGGACCAACTTCAACTCCAGCTAGTCGCTTTGAAGCACGGCGAGGCAAGATAAGCTCTTTCTTGTTCTTTGATTTGCAGAGGCCAGAACGGTTTATTTCATGTTTTATCATCCCACTTTCCAGGCATTGGTTATCTGGCGGGTCTCCACCAGCAGGAGCTGAAATGCATTCACTTTTTGTGGAATCACCGTCTTGTTCATTTTGCTCTGAACCTTTGGCTTCTGAAGGATTTAAGCTGCCTAATTCAATGCCCACCCCACCTGCAGCATGTCACAGGTTCATGTCAGTTAAAAGATTATTAACTTAGCGTTGCAGAATAAGGGTTGGCCTAGGAAATCAATCAAACTTACCTAAATCttcaagacaaaaaaaaaaaaaaaaaaaaaaaactttctggCAATTTTCAGTCTCGAATCCCACAAAAGATGAAAGAACAAGGAATATATCTATGAAGGATGATACCAAGAGATTGTAAATAAGACGTGAATTTGAACATTACTCTGATCAGAAGTATGTTCAGGAAGGTGCAGGCCTTCTCCGTTACATGAACAATTAAGTATCTCTCCATCCTTCGTTGTCTCGTTGAAGTTCAAACTTGCGTTGTCTAATTTCTGTTTCTTGGTTACAGCAGCAATCCAAATAAGGAAAGACATCGatgaaaatcataatttttactcacaatcaaaattaatgGCAGGCACAGTAACGTTTAAAATCCAGACAATCCATTTTGTAGTAACTTACAGAGGATTTTTCATCTTCCAATTCCTTATCACTGCTGCCACTCGGCTCGACATTTAACCTTCCTGGCTCCTCATTTTCAAGATAGCGATGCACATCCCTGAGAGAGCGGAATACTTTTTCACTTACAGGAGCAATATAATGCTGCACAGAGACAGAATATCATTCAACGGAGGAGTGAACTTTAGGGATGACCCATGATAAAGAGAATGAGTGGAATGAGCTTGAAACTCAAAGCTCATGGAAACTCTTAACAAGGCCATACTGCGCACGCGCACACACTCActcgcagagagagagagagagagagagagagagagagagagagagagagagagagagagttcattACCGTGTCTCTCCTAATCTTACGAGCCTTTTTCGTCATCCGGATTTCTTTGATCCATCCTGGAGGCAGTCTTTCTGCTACAGTCTTCTCAACTACAACCTAAATGCTTGAATAATTAAAGTTTCCATATCTAAATTAGTAAAAGCTGACAATGTTAAACATCTAAATGTAGATAATAAGTAGAAGATTGAGTCAACGGACATCATCTGAAGGTCGCTTGAGAGTCTCCTCAATTTTCTGTTTGTCTTCACGACTGGTTTTGGAGGTGCTGAGATAGCGAGATACCTCCGCCCTGGAACTAAATCTATGTCCACTTGAGGATTCGTAGTAATACTGCAACAAACACAAATTACAAACACCTCTACTAAATCATCTATCGCAAAACATCGTCCAGAGAAACGAAAATAGCTTTCAAGTTGCAAGTGTAGTTCCCTATAAATACTGATGTCGAATTAAGGAACCTGAAACTTTCGAAATTCGACAGTACAAAGCTCAGAGAAGCATAGTATGTTCCACATGTAACACATTCAAAAACAGCAAGCAAAGGTGTCAGATTTAATCCTAAAATCGAACAGACCTAGGAAATGTCTGGTTCGAAGTTCATATCTAAAATGCACACCTCAACGTTACAACTAAATGTCCAAACTTTTGCGGATGTGCTCGAATCCCCTTCCCCGCagtttagattagtttaaagtaGAATATCGCTCGTATCAAAAATCCAAACTTCCAATCCTCCTCCACTCTTTTACAAGCACAAAAATTGGTTCTTTACCAACTTACAGAATTAAAATTAAGCTTAAACTTAACTAACTACCAAAATTACTTAAGGATCTTGCAGTTCTACTAATTTTCCTAATCAGGGTTTGAAGTAAATAAATAAGTTAAAAGATAGAAAGGAGTGTAATTTTCAGACCTTGTCTCTTCTGCCGTTTTTTCTAACTTTGACCTCCACTGTCCATCCAGCTGGGAGCCATTCCTCGGAGTTCTGGTCCGCCATCGCCGGAGACTGATTTTCCGGGCGACCACCGCCGAAGTACGAGCCGcactctctccccctctctctctccctctctgagTGAAAAGCTTGGAAGGTCTTCAGACCCACGTGTTTACGAAACTGTATTGCGAGAGGCGCAGAAGTTAGAACATGGCAGTTAAAAAGCTGCAGCTTGACGAAGTTGTACTTCAAGGACGGTACTGCCCTCTGTCTTTTACTAAAAGACACTTTTGACTCCAAGTACAATGTTACTCTGAGTGGGGACGCAGAGGATTGAAGTGCGCCACGTGGAATGTGCACTTTCTGGTGACGGAGATTCAACTATTCCACCCGCAAACGGACGACCAGTTAACCTAACTTATCCATTAGCCAATGACACGTGTTGCTCGTTGGATTGCGGAAAAGGATCTTCATCAGATCCTTTTTCTGAGGATTCcgtaattaaatataaatactaCTTAATAAAAACTGactgtacgatatacgatgaacgattaTTATCACAGAATCTCTTGGATCCCAAAAAAAAGATCCGACAAGGATCCTTTTCCCTTACATTTGCTCCCAAATTCACATGCTCTAATAACGCTGAATCAAATATAATTACATATTGCGTATGGTTTCTCATTCCATCgcattaaaaaatctcttcGCCTTCTCAGCCCACCACTACCTCCATGAAACCCAGCACCCTCCTCgttttcttctctctccgtTCCATTCTCCCTATCTCACTTTTCTGTACGCAAGCTTGATGCCGGAGCCAAACGGACGCCGGTGGTTCGAAGACCGTTGCTGGGCTGATCCTACTTTCTTTCTACCGAAACAACGAAACGGAAGAAAGGCAGATTCTCCAAACTCTGCTTTAGATAGTGAACATCGTCTcttaacaagaaaaaaaaatggaaattttgTAACATATACTAATATCTCCATTGAGCTTCCAttgttaaaacaaaaaaaggataCAATATGCATAAAAGTAAAGAATACAGATGAAGAAATATAACTTATTTACAACTGCAAAGTAGGCACGACCCAAAATGAAGGTTGCATGGTCTTTTCTAAAAGTTTCTTCGCCTCTCGGGTATAAGGCTGCGAAAAGCTTCGACTGTCAACTTTATAAACGCAATAATCATCACTTAAGCGGTTTTTTGGGTAACTGTTGATACGATCATAATCATAGttgaagtatatacaatttGGCATACATCCTGGAAAATTGGAAGCCTTAACAGATATGGAAAAGTTATCACCCAAAAAGAAAGCAAGATCACCTAGGGTTTTTGTCTCAACCCACTCACACTTATCAAAATTCAATTTAAATATCTTAACTAACGTTGTGACACGACCAGTATTAAATTCAAAACCCCTTTGAACCATCCACAATTCGTTATCATTTAAAACCACGATATACGCCTTTATTACCTCATCGAATACCATGGTATTGCCGGCAACCAATTGTTTACTGGAGATGGAGTGAGTAGTAATCTCAAAAGAAGAAAGTCTTCCCAGTTCTTCGACAGCATAAAACTTATCTCCAACATGAACAACATCTTGGAATTGGATACCGGATCCTTCATCAATGTACAACAATACATTTATCGACATCTAATATTGGGTCTGCGGAAATTGTCGCCTTAATCACAAAAGTACAGGTTATCTGAACAGGCACTCTTTCTTGCGGACGAGTGAGTGGAGGGAGATTGATGATGGAATCTTGTCTTTTTTTCCTCCCTTTGATCCATAAAAAGGGATTTATAAGGGTTACTACCAAACCCATATTCATAGCTATTAACCATCCTTTTGAAGAACCACAGAATCGCTTCTTCGAAAAATTTAGTTGCAGACCAAGGACTCTATCTTCGATGGGGTGGTATATATTCCAATCACGTTTTTTGGCAGTTTTAATGGCAGTTTGAATCAAGAGTAGTGGAGGATTATGACAACTTGAAATCTcgtcaaattttcttttattatcttttgCTATGCAATACCATGACATACAAACAGCACTGAATCGAATATATTCTAATCGTGACACTAAATTCTCTAAAATTGATTCCAAAAGATAGTTAGGAAGAGATGCCCAAtctgagaaagaaaaaaaattaaacaaaatcaaTAAGAGAAACCATGGTTATGTTAAACACATAAAATTGCAGACATTTATATAGAAGATAcaaatatatagtatatattAATCTCGTCTGGCAAATCACAGACAGCAAACGACTAAAAGAGTTTAGCAGATTTAGAAGAATCTAACCCTAAATACTGATATTTAATATCTAAAACTTGattggaaaagaaaagattAAAACTATGATGTCATGATCATAACAAGGTAAATAAATGTACGAAGTAAGGGGAAATATGAAGAGAAAACACACCTGATCCCATGATTTCAGAACTGTGAAGATGTTCTTGCAGAAGATAAATTGAAGGGTACAGAACTTCTTTTATTGTTGTTGAATATGTAAAATAATTGATTAAAAGTCCTTATTTATACATCACTGCGTGTACTCCAAAATAAACTAAGGGAATAGAACTACAAGGATTATAAGGATTAGAGACAAAATGGTATTCTATAAGGATTAGGATTTGTTATGGTTTATTGTTTTACGTATTTTCGTTTCTTGTGCTTTGCTCTCCTTAGGATTATATTTTCCCTTGCATTATTTTTGCATACCATGAAAAGTGTGTGAGGCTCCTAATTCTCATGTTTTCACTTAGTTAGGTCATATTTTGTGTGTTGCCCCACCAAGGTTTGAATCATGTTGCCAGCAGTTATCAGTGATGCACGACCTGTAAATTTCTACGTAATAACGTATGGATTTGAAAGGCTCAAATTTTCGATTTTTCTATAAGTGGTTATGTGTACATTCAAGTGTCTATGAACATTCTTGTTTTTTGGACACCTAATTTGCTCACACAATTTTCTTGGCACCCAAAATAATTCATTAAACCTTAGAgaatactattcttttactttttatgaATTTACTCGAGACgcccaaatttcatttttttggacACTCGTTTTTCAAGCGAAATTCAAGGCTCGCAAGTTTTAGATAAGCATGGTAAAGTCAAATTCAACAGTCGTAAAGTCCATTAGACACTTAGTTATCACTCTCAAACTCCTATGGATGTTTGAAAAAACAATTGTTTTTCTTAaagaaattactaaaacatttgtgctaatttttttatattgggtataaaatataaataaataagtacATATGACTCCACCAAAATAGAACAGATGGTTTGCAGCACATTGCAACCGCCAGGGAGTCGAATCTGGACTTGACCTTGAGCTGAATCCCGTGCGATCTATTTTGCTTCTTTCTTAGCGGATACTATTACTTAGTAATTAGGATTTTGCAGCCAAAAAATTCTTTAATATTGTTGTGATCAGCAACGCGGGGAATCAAGTTGAAATTCGGTGATAAGTGAGCTTTTTGTTGCTTGATACTTTTATATTTGTAAATGTTGCTATCGTATTTCGTTTTCTTGATTAAAGATCCGGTGTTATTGTACTTCAGGTTGATTGATTGTGATTTATAATTCGATAATTTGAATGTATAATAACAAAGAAATTAAGTAAAAGAAATAAACTTAGTTATCTATATGAAAATGTTACCTGAAGCAACAATTGGAAATTCATAAAAGTAAAGTAAAAAACCACTTATCAAGCTTAAATCTACGATTAAGGTATAGATTGACACTAGGGCTTAGTTCTTGCCCCGTGTTCTTGAGAGCAATTGTGCTGCTCCTTATCATCCTTTTTATTATAATATAAATTCCAGCAGCTCATGCAAAAGAACTGGCCATCGAGCTCTTTCTTATGTTTATCTTCCGCGTGCTTTATAACTCCATTCTTGAGCAGAAATTCTTTGTGGCATAAATAGCAGAGGTAGTGTTCCGCTTGGACATGTTGTAGTCCTTCGTGTTTGTCGAGCTCTTCCTTATTAGTTGCTATATATTCACACTTATCACGGTTGAACGACATCTATAAAAATGCAAAAGAAAAACATGATGAAATGTAAACGTTAAGCAAAGGACAACCATACAAAAAAGAGAAGGGAAACAGAGACAAGTAAAAGAAAACCATAAACATAAACCTTTTGATAAATAGATACGAAATGCACAGATCGGAGAATAGTTAGATATCACTAATTAAGCAACTCTATCAGGTCATATAAAGGCAGATTCTGGTCTTGAAGAATGCAAAAGGAATGAGTATTCTTGCAATATGCATGACTCAGTTTGGAAGGTGAAAAATAATGTTTCTGTTGCATTGCATTAACATACAATTGTAACCCAAACCGAAACCAGAGATTTAGCTAGGTTGTATATATGTAAGTCTGTGAAACTACTGCGGGTTGAATTTTTGAAAAGCTATTTGCCCTAGCTAGCTAATTGGTACATGACAACTTGATCATTCGGTTTTCATGTGTTTAAAAGAGCCATTGAAACAGATTGATCGTCATGCTTTGTGTCTGTCTGTGATCAACAAGCAAATGAAAATAAACTAGCTATATTTTGGAGCACAAGGAGCTGTGAACGAGTACGGACCTATGTTCCAAGTCCTCTTGGTGACTATTTTTAACAGCTCAGTTACAATTTTGGTGactaaatgacatggaaattgatgattggattattacttaagcgttgataaatgtgctcatttctattggtgaaacatcatttagtttgcaaattttgtctataaattgAGTCTTCACGAAGCGAAATGCAATTGAACATCAGCTCAAGAAGATGTGAAATGTATCGAACACAAATTGAAACGAGTGAAGGGTGCACCCTGCTCAATGTGTGTTTTTAAGTATGTCTGTAGGATTGTTAAGCTTTAATATGCAACaacttattttttgttgttttttcattttatcAATAATAATGTCAATGTCAAAGAGTGAAAGAGTCAAGGACGCGCAAAACTTGTGGGAAGCATAGCAGAACCGGAGCATATGCTGCGTAGCTAGAATGTTACATACCCCAACAGCCACAGGGGGTTTCTTCAACTTCATGAGCTTCTGGAAAAAAATTGCGGGCTCAACTGGCTCAGTAATTGTCAGTGTGATGCTTGTAGACGTTATATTTTCTGAATTTTTTCCCCGTAAACATTGGAACTATCACGTAACTATGGATCAGCGAAGCAGATTGAACCACAGATTGAACATAATTTGCAAGTAAAAATAATTACTTACATATAACGGGTCGTGTAATGTTTGCACAGAAACTTGCAAGAAATAGCATACAAAAACAAGAGTTGGGTATTAATTTTGGGTTTGTAAGAGCATGGCAACTTTGCAAGTGTTGAAAACTAACAATTACCAACATGTAATAGCCTCCAAGAATCCAAGAGTAACAACTACACTTTCCCCTATCACGCAGGGCAATGATGTTCCTCCTTGTCTGCTTTTGcgaaaaaaaacaatttatagTAACTTTTGCACATGAACCACCGTGTATTTGCAAAATTCTGCTACTCTCGTGTAATTGATTTCGGTAACAGAAAACTTGGAATGTCCAAAATTATGTATTATACattataatacaaaataatagaAAGTAAGACATTATACAATCCAACTCCGAATCAAAACTAATCTGTATTATGAGCAAATATCTGATCTGCTATCAAGTGAAAGCAGATTGGTGCCATAAAGTTAATTGTGAAGCGGATTTGGTCCTGCAGGAACATGTCGACGCGAAACTGCATGGATCGGGCTgatcttattcttcatcatcgacTCCATAGATCTTAGGAACATAGGAAAATACTTGCTGTCTCTTAACTTCTGTTCTGTATCTCCATTTGAAGCTTGAGTAGTACTAATTATCGGTCGACAGCCGCAAATTTGAATCACTGCTAACAAGCAAATGACAACTAAAATTGGGATTACGTGCTTTTGAGCCTTCATGATTTGTCTGATAAGAAAAGCAGAAGAGAAATATACTTTGTTTGTGTTCTTGATTTTTGTCAACATGTCCTTTGAACTGCTCTATTAATAAAGGAGCTGGCATTTGCCTGCAGGCTGCCTGCAGTGCCGAAAATATTCCGAAAACGCATAAATTTAAAACAGCTACCAAGTCAAAATTCGGAATCGAAATCGGTATTGTGCTGTTACGTGTACTTCCACACGTTTATCCCAAATGACAAAAGTTGACTTTCGTAGGAAGTCGGTTTCTGCAATGTAAGCTGGCCACCATGTGTAGCTCCTTTGTTAACAAGCACAGTTGACTTATCCTCCAAGCTACAACTTtgttattaaaaattgaaatggcTGGAATTGTTGACATGGCACTAGATCACTAAAAAGGCGACCTCAAACCAACAAGGCACCCCACTTTGCGGGGATCGGGTAAAATTGTTTATCATACGCAGCCTTACCCTTGTTTCAGGAATTGATATAATTAAGCAACTAGTGTAAACTGTAGAATTCAGGCCGAGAAGCAACCAAAcataatcctttttttttttccagatgcCTTGATGGCTATACTTTGTTTCTAGGAGGAATTTATGGGACTGAGATGTTAAAATTGTCGATCCATTCGGACTTTTTGTTGCTACGATTGCATCATTTTAAGTACAAACGATGAATTTCGACCACTTTGTAAGATTCATGCATTGCATTTGCAgcataaatttgaaaaaaaaaagaggcttGCTTACTATAACGTTACAGACAAATTCATATGTCAGCAAGCAGGCTGCTCCAGAAaactaacattataaaacaaaataatgacACTGAGATCGCTCCAGCAGTCAACtgacattttttatttgtttgctcATGTATGAGATTTGACCTAATCCCTGTTATAAAATGTCTCGTACATTTTCTTAATCAACATGTGCAGTCGACTAAACACAGTGGTATTATTCAGGGTGCATGAATACTTGCATGGAttgaccaagaaaaaaaaaaaggagtggtTTGAAATTACGAGGCCGGCGGCATGAAGTTCGGAATCTTGACCAAACTTGAGGGAAGAAAATTGATCATGTAATTTGATGGCGAAAGTGTATCCGTCGATAAAAGTCTTGTGATGGTTTTTCTTAaagaaattgaggttccaccataaaaccaaggGGCATTTTGATATAGATGcctcaaatttgaattttttttaatcaaacatctataacttttaaacttttgatcaaacattcttctactaatttttaattaaaaattatgatttttattgtatttaatTAACTAACTAGTTCAGAAAATAATATCACAAATATTCTAAAATCACCACAAActtcctatcttatcttatcataattcgttcaaaatgaatttttcttattcaaataatttgttgttttaaattctaaaaacacataaacaccCTATTAACATACAATTATGAAATATAACATGcacatatattaaatataacgtaccaaacagatatattaaatataacgtaCCAATCATTTGGTACATTATTGGTacgttatataaatttaatctgGGTACGTATTAGTATTTTGGTACGTTATAAAATATTGCTTTTGGTACGTTATGCAATTCTTTATTTAGTATGTACCAAGTTATTAGTACGTTGTATTATCCTTATTTTGGTATGTACAAAACTTATGGTATGTTTTGTGTAAGTTGtgtaacccaaaaaaaaaagataacttttcacattaaaacattgcactaaaaaatattttgtcaactcttaataattaattattggaATAAGGActcattttaaataaatataaaaatgtgaAAACTCTTAGTTCACGTTTCTACTCTAAGTAGttgttaaaaaattcaaatttattttcagttGCCTGAAATTAGGTAGTCTAGTCTACATctcaattttaattataaacgaactattgtttttttataatctATACAAAATGTTGAgttggaaattggaaaaactaTATTTCATCCAATTAATCTTGAACCCCAGTAGATATAATTGAATCCTTAAATTGAGGAAGGGATGAGATTCCATAAAAATAGCAATAAATTAATGAATATTATTGAGTGCATTTTTTTACATAGAAATGGATTTAAAAGAATTTATAAAGTACTTAAATTAAGAATATACATGGAATATAAAgtttaattaaaagta from Malus domestica chromosome 01, GDT2T_hap1 includes:
- the LOC103441353 gene encoding methyl-CpG-binding domain-containing protein 13-like isoform X1, which produces MADQNSEEWLPAGWTVEVKVRKNGRRDKYYYESSSGHRFSSRAEVSRYLSTSKTSREDKQKIEETLKRPSDDVVVEKTVAERLPPGWIKEIRMTKKARKIRRDTHYIAPVSEKVFRSLRDVHRYLENEEPGRLNVEPSGSSDKELEDEKSSKQKLDNASLNFNETTKDGEILNCSCNGEGLHLPEHTSDQSGVGIELGSLNPSEAKGSEQNEQDGDSTKSECISAPAGGDPPDNQCLESGMIKHEINRSGLCKSKNKKELILPRRASKRLAGVEVGPFPELKTSIRARRAATEQSGEGTRHTTEGPSLPEHSSDQSEVGSLNPPESKGSEQKEQDCDSTKNECISIPAGGGPPDKQCLETGLIKHEGKKTHLDLCKSKNKMEPIVPRRASMRLAGVEAGPVPEVKPSTPARRFAVKQSGEGVHRTTEGSSLGNLPSCAFQQPDYHEVEPEKHIQNVEQAINGDAKQRCASVFPLGSRSSPEEHAGKLETDYKAEEKPGLQPDLPLGDFFTDPCIAFAIETLTGIGFDNARSDGDHSSGGLTTPKDHHGDIDNKSSGKQESGNLFIPERWGKVGKDDDAGQKSGSPTELPFGGSWPDPCIEFAIKTLTGAIPVDYDPHIEEYFQQQLSSSKTQGTSDLTLKNVGLDNFCQTDDLCEQFCHAEVPVLKKQALSEPRHTRSRSLHSSGGSDVNQKGRQRH
- the LOC103441353 gene encoding methyl-CpG-binding domain-containing protein 13-like isoform X2, whose protein sequence is MADQNSEEWLPAGWTVEVKVRKNGRRDKYYYESSSGHRFSSRAEVSRYLSTSKTSREDKQKIEETLKRPSDDVVVEKTVAERLPPGWIKEIRMTKKARKIRRDTHYIAPVSEKVFRSLRDVHRYLENEEPGRLNVEPSGSSDKELEDEKSSKLDNASLNFNETTKDGEILNCSCNGEGLHLPEHTSDQSGVGIELGSLNPSEAKGSEQNEQDGDSTKSECISAPAGGDPPDNQCLESGMIKHEINRSGLCKSKNKKELILPRRASKRLAGVEVGPFPELKTSIRARRAATEQSGEGTRHTTEGPSLPEHSSDQSEVGSLNPPESKGSEQKEQDCDSTKNECISIPAGGGPPDKQCLETGLIKHEGKKTHLDLCKSKNKMEPIVPRRASMRLAGVEAGPVPEVKPSTPARRFAVKQSGEGVHRTTEGSSLGNLPSCAFQQPDYHEVEPEKHIQNVEQAINGDAKQRCASVFPLGSRSSPEEHAGKLETDYKAEEKPGLQPDLPLGDFFTDPCIAFAIETLTGIGFDNARSDGDHSSGGLTTPKDHHGDIDNKSSGKQESGNLFIPERWGKVGKDDDAGQKSGSPTELPFGGSWPDPCIEFAIKTLTGAIPVDYDPHIEEYFQQQLSSSKTQGTSDLTLKNVGLDNFCQTDDLCEQFCHAEVPVLKKQALSEPRHTRSRSLHSSGGSDVNQKGRQRH
- the LOC103441353 gene encoding methyl-CpG-binding domain-containing protein 13-like isoform X4, with the protein product MTKKARKIRRDTHYIAPVSEKVFRSLRDVHRYLENEEPGRLNVEPSGSSDKELEDEKSSKLDNASLNFNETTKDGEILNCSCNGEGLHLPEHTSDQSGVGIELGSLNPSEAKGSEQNEQDGDSTKSECISAPAGGDPPDNQCLESGMIKHEINRSGLCKSKNKKELILPRRASKRLAGVEVGPFPELKTSIRARRAATEQSGEGTRHTTEGPSLPEHSSDQSEVGSLNPPESKGSEQKEQDCDSTKNECISIPAGGGPPDKQCLETGLIKHEGKKTHLDLCKSKNKMEPIVPRRASMRLAGVEAGPVPEVKPSTPARRFAVKQSGEGVHRTTEGSSLGNLPSCAFQQPDYHEVEPEKHIQNVEQAINGDAKQRCASVFPLGSRSSPEEHAGKLETDYKAEEKPGLQPDLPLGDFFTDPCIAFAIETLTGIGFDNARSDGDHSSGGLTTPKDHHGDIDNKSSGKQESGNLFIPERWGKVGKDDDAGQKSGSPTELPFGGSWPDPCIEFAIKTLTGAIPVDYDPHIEEYFQQQLSSSKTQGTSDLTLKNVGLDNFCQTDDLCEQFCHAEVPVLKKQALSEPRHTRSRSLHSSGGSDVNQKGRQRH